In one Rhopalosiphum padi isolate XX-2018 chromosome 3, ASM2088224v1, whole genome shotgun sequence genomic region, the following are encoded:
- the LOC132927817 gene encoding uncharacterized protein LOC132927817 encodes MDGTKKQWVIGYFKEEHKYSVIPNEWLVNTVLNGVTSYFCKWPPHRVTTMMLMKGGKTSEKWKKYPVRIIGTFDSYETAAAKEIQIYMSESENDEDILRRGKRLKVDNKKNTQSLDFNNDSSNSSQEEFVPMGVYKNSVSVNGETSNSIMSCSNYNNIISSKIIFIDLVNSN; translated from the exons ATGGACGGAACAAAAAaacag tggGTCATTGGATATTTTAAAGAAGAGCATAAATATTCTGTAATTCCAAATGAATGGCTAGTTAATACAGTATTAAACGGTGTCActagttatttttgtaaatggCCCCCACACAGAGTAACGACAATGATGCTAATGAAGGGTGGTAAAACATCcgaaaaatggaaaaaataccCAGTTAGAATAATAGGAACATTTG ATTCCTATGAAACTGCCGCAGCAAAAGAAATCCAAATATATATGTCTGAATCAGAAAACGATGAAGACATTTTGAGGCGAGGGAAAAGGTTAAaggttgataataaaaaaaatactcaatcgttggattttaataatgaca GTAGCAACTCAAGCCAAGAAGAATTTGTTCCTATGggtgtttataaaaattcagTTTCTGTTAATGGTGAAACATCAAATTCTATTATGTCttgtagtaattataataacattatatcgagtaagataatatttatagatttggtaaatagtaattag
- the LOC132927816 gene encoding uncharacterized protein LOC132927816 isoform X2 → MQLIGDNFENDTAASQNISISTLQLIGDNFENDIAASQNISTSTLQLIGDNFDNDTAASQNVLIPTTPHLTTCSEFCNATNIYLNRLDKKLDLILERLNYSSNSARIPIDSDFLNNFPMKDINSLKEIEENIKSEDYKTKMKNLISSIGGTSIKNFIKRVLGRLFSNQLASECSWSGFKNNFRLDNLALIMLVKV, encoded by the exons ATGCAGTTGATTggtgataattttgaaaatgacacTGCTGCGAGTCAaa ataTAAGTATATCTACACTGCAGCTGATTGgcgataattttgaaaatgacatTGCTGCGAGTCAaa ataTAAGTACATCTACACTGCAGCTGATCGGCGATAATTTTGATAATGACACTGCTGCGAGTCAaa atgTATTAATACCTACTACACCCCACTTAACCACTTGTAGTGAATTTTGTAATGCtacaaatatatacctaaatagatTAGACAAAAAGTTGGATCTTATTTTAGAACGTTTGAACTATAGTTCAAACAGTGCACGTATTCCAATAGACTctgattttttgaataattttccaATGAAagatattaatagtttaaaagaaATAGAAGAAAACATTAAGAGTGaagattataaaactaaaatg aaaaATTTGATATCTTCAATTGGCGgtacaagtattaaaaattttataaagagAGTACTTGGTCGATTATTCAGTAACCAGTTAGCATCGGAATGTTCTTGGTctggatttaaaaataatttcagacTTGATAATCTGGCACTTATAATGCTTGTTAAAg tttAA
- the LOC132927816 gene encoding uncharacterized protein LOC132927816 isoform X1, translating to MQLIGDNFENDTAASQNISISTLQLIGDNFENDIAASQNISTSTLQLIGDNFDNDTAASQNVLIPTTPHLTTCSEFCNATNIYLNRLDKKLDLILERLNYSSNSARIPIDSDFLNNFPMKDINSLKEIEENIKSEDYKTKMKNLISSIGGTSIKNFIKRVLGRLFSNQLASECSWSGFKNNFRLDNLALIMLVKEIAYEHFKMDDSSFENIIKDWFRHGSQRLAREDKRL from the exons ATGCAGTTGATTggtgataattttgaaaatgacacTGCTGCGAGTCAaa ataTAAGTATATCTACACTGCAGCTGATTGgcgataattttgaaaatgacatTGCTGCGAGTCAaa ataTAAGTACATCTACACTGCAGCTGATCGGCGATAATTTTGATAATGACACTGCTGCGAGTCAaa atgTATTAATACCTACTACACCCCACTTAACCACTTGTAGTGAATTTTGTAATGCtacaaatatatacctaaatagatTAGACAAAAAGTTGGATCTTATTTTAGAACGTTTGAACTATAGTTCAAACAGTGCACGTATTCCAATAGACTctgattttttgaataattttccaATGAAagatattaatagtttaaaagaaATAGAAGAAAACATTAAGAGTGaagattataaaactaaaatg aaaaATTTGATATCTTCAATTGGCGgtacaagtattaaaaattttataaagagAGTACTTGGTCGATTATTCAGTAACCAGTTAGCATCGGAATGTTCTTGGTctggatttaaaaataatttcagacTTGATAATCTGGCACTTATAATGCTTGTTAAAg aaatagcttatgaacattttaaaatggatGATAGcagttttgaaaatatcatcaaAGATTGGTTTAGACACGGGAGTCAACGTTTAGCCCGTGAAGacaaaagattataa